Part of the Candidatus Angelobacter sp. genome is shown below.
TGTTCACGCCGTCGCCAGATTGTCTTCCAGCATTTTGGATTTTCCAGACGGCGGTTCAGCTTCATTCGCTGATGGTGCAGCGTCCGCAAGGACCTTGATCGGTTCGTAGAACGTATTTCGTTGCACCGGCGTGCGACCGACTTCGCGGATGGCTTTGAGCATTTCGGCTTTAGGCCGCATTCACGAGCGTCACCTTGGGTTTGATGCCCAGATCGGCGGCAATGGTTTTGACGATGGTGCCGAGGTTGCGCGCGGTGGGGTTGCCACTGCGGTTCAACATCCGGTGCAGGGTTTTTTCGCCCAGGCCGGTTTCGTGCGCGAGTTCCTTGAAGGTGATTCCGGCATGAACCAGATCGCGCAGACGGGAAAGCGCTTCCGCCGTCTCACCCTCCAGCAGCATATCAATCGCTCCAGCGTAAATCGCCCGCGCGAACTTGCGGTCGCGCTTGATACGTGCGATGACAGTTTCTTTGTATGCCCGTGTCAGTGCCATTTCAGTTCTTCGTTTGTTTGTAGTGTTTCCAGCGCGCAATCGCGGCGGCAATGTCAACGCCCTGCCGTCGTTTGCTTCCGCCGCCCAACAGAATCACGACCGTCCCGCCTTCGCGGCCATAATACACGCGATAGCTCGGCCCGAAATCCATGCGCAATTCAAACACGCCCTCGCCCAGCGATTTGGCAGCGCCGAAGTTGTCTGTCTCAATCCGACGGAGGTATCGGTCAATGCGATCCGCGGTCGCGGCATCCAGCTCGTCGAACCACTCGGCAAAAGGCGAGCGGCCCTTGACTATGTATTCCCGAATCTCGAAAGCCGCAGCCATATAGTTGCATTTATGTTACCATTGTCAAGCGGCGGGCCTGAAGGGCGGTCACGCCGTCGCCAGATTGTCTTCCAGCATTTTGGATTTTCCAGACGGCGGTTCAGCTTCATTCGCTGATGGTGCAGCGTCCGCAAGGACCTTGATCGGTTCGTAGAACGTATTTCGTTGCACCGGCGTGCGCCGAGTTTCGCGGATGGCTTTGATCATTTCGGCTTCCGTCTGCAACTGAGGCGAGGTCGCGCCGGCCATGTGGAAGATGTGTTCCTCAATGATCGTCCCGTGCAGGTCGTCCGCGCCGTAGCTCAACGCCACCTGCGCCAGCTTCAGGCCCAGGCCCACCCAGTAGGCGGTGATGTGATCGAAGTTGTCGAGGTAGATGCGGCTCACGGCGATGGTGCGCAACGAGTCAAAGCCGGTGGGCGGATTCCTGACGGGAATGTCGTTGTCCTCCGGCATATACGGCAGCGGCACGAAACCGACGAAGCCGCCGTAGTTCGGAGGTCCGCCCTTAGGCGGCTGTGGAGCGCGGGCTTCAGCCCGATTCACTGCCGATGAGTTGGGCGATTTTGGTGGTTCTTG
Proteins encoded:
- a CDS encoding transcriptional regulator produces the protein MALTRAYKETVIARIKRDRKFARAIYAGAIDMLLEGETAEALSRLRDLVHAGITFKELAHETGLGEKTLHRMLNRSGNPTARNLGTIVKTIAADLGIKPKVTLVNAA
- a CDS encoding type II toxin-antitoxin system RelE/ParE family toxin; this translates as MAAAFEIREYIVKGRSPFAEWFDELDAATADRIDRYLRRIETDNFGAAKSLGEGVFELRMDFGPSYRVYYGREGGTVVILLGGGSKRRQGVDIAAAIARWKHYKQTKN